One stretch of Amycolatopsis sp. NBC_00345 DNA includes these proteins:
- a CDS encoding TetR/AcrR family transcriptional regulator, translated as MRADAARNRSSVIEAARDAFARHGVTASLDDVARAAGVGPGTLYRHFPSRDELVLAVMDDGLTELHRLGVELLDEPDRLKAVHRWLDAYVEQSGTYEGLARTLANPPAAADEQSICWRAIEVGMKLISGAAEAGALRTDTDANDVRHLAVAIAWVDGQLPPDPDRRARLVRTVLDGIRPR; from the coding sequence ATGCGTGCCGACGCGGCCCGCAACCGGAGTTCGGTGATCGAAGCTGCCCGCGACGCGTTCGCCCGGCACGGCGTCACCGCGTCGCTGGACGACGTCGCGCGCGCGGCCGGGGTCGGCCCCGGCACGCTGTACCGCCATTTCCCGAGCCGGGACGAGCTGGTCCTGGCGGTGATGGACGACGGCCTGACCGAGTTGCACCGGCTCGGTGTCGAGCTGCTCGACGAGCCGGATCGGTTGAAGGCGGTCCATCGCTGGCTGGACGCTTACGTCGAGCAGAGCGGCACGTACGAGGGCCTGGCCCGGACTCTGGCCAATCCGCCGGCGGCCGCCGATGAGCAGAGCATCTGCTGGCGCGCGATCGAGGTGGGCATGAAGCTGATCAGCGGTGCGGCCGAGGCCGGCGCCCTCCGCACGGACACCGACGCGAACGACGTGCGGCACCTGGCCGTGGCCATCGCCTGGGTCGACGGGCAGCTGCCGCCCGACCCGGACCGGCGGGCCCGGCTGGTGCGGACGGTGCTCGACGGGATCCGCCCCCGCTGA
- a CDS encoding RICIN domain-containing protein codes for MSGRFAPLRPSPAASGRFAHCGRVPPSPGQFNVRNAHSGLLLGVTGMSTQDSAAVVQFHDNGTADHLWQVLPAA; via the coding sequence GTGTCAGGCCGATTCGCCCCACTCAGGCCGAGTCCCGCCGCGTCAGGCCGATTCGCCCACTGCGGCCGAGTCCCACCGTCACCCGGGCAATTCAACGTCCGCAACGCGCACAGCGGCCTGCTGCTGGGCGTCACCGGAATGTCCACCCAGGACAGTGCGGCCGTGGTGCAGTTCCACGACAACGGCACTGCCGATCACCTCTGGCAGGTGCTGCCGGCGGCTTGA
- a CDS encoding serine/threonine-protein kinase, translated as MTGPHVIAERYRLEERLGAGGMGVVWRATDLELRRTVALKRSLDGDGGQIRREARLGASLHHPHVVAVFDSVADGDDRWLVMEYLPARSLEEIVRADGVLPPERAAAVGAQIASALAAMHARDMVHRDITPGNVLVAEDGTAKLADLGIARWAEVTLTGSAQVGGTAGYLAPEVANGYEAGSAADVFSLGATLFAAVEGVSPWGSGERGPFAQLRRAADGTLEPARNAGSLAPVLEAMLSSRPAQRPSAAEAEALLGGAPVTAGPTTDGRATTGLAANGPVAKGPTWRRRPERRQKILAAGVLVAVVLLIAGFLVLTRNDQQPANAAPDLVGDPRTADPCSLLTVNSLSPYGKVFLEPNYGTFARCDLNTTLPADGGTIVTSLELAAPEEYPPVPPVPGRLGEIQRPNADPGKCRRYFVLPDLKVVSVSSVRADGADAPQLCAMADAVVGDVYARVVRGPIARRLQAFPAASLARIDACTLVDDATLHQAVGPDYPVDRYFGNWACSWGHDAESVDLYYDRQWPLATDPPDGQTRTTVGGRLAYVDPHESDGADTCGVTVRYRTYTPVVPTVEGTPGQRDEVVLLEFTDDANRGHLDVICAHAEALAGVVATRLPAA; from the coding sequence GTGACCGGCCCGCACGTGATCGCCGAGCGTTATCGGCTGGAGGAGCGCCTCGGCGCCGGGGGAATGGGCGTCGTCTGGCGGGCGACGGACCTGGAGCTGCGGCGGACCGTCGCGCTCAAGCGGTCGCTGGACGGCGACGGCGGCCAGATCCGGCGTGAGGCGCGGCTCGGCGCGTCGCTGCACCACCCGCACGTCGTGGCCGTGTTCGACTCCGTCGCCGACGGCGACGACCGCTGGCTGGTGATGGAGTACCTGCCGGCCCGCAGCCTGGAGGAGATCGTGCGCGCCGACGGCGTGCTGCCGCCGGAGCGGGCCGCGGCCGTCGGGGCGCAGATCGCCTCGGCGCTCGCCGCGATGCACGCCCGCGACATGGTGCACCGCGACATCACCCCCGGCAACGTCCTGGTCGCCGAGGACGGCACGGCCAAGCTCGCGGACCTCGGCATCGCCCGCTGGGCGGAGGTCACGCTGACCGGCAGCGCCCAGGTCGGCGGCACGGCGGGGTACCTCGCGCCGGAGGTCGCGAACGGGTACGAGGCCGGTTCCGCCGCCGACGTGTTCTCCCTCGGCGCGACGCTGTTCGCCGCCGTCGAGGGCGTTTCCCCTTGGGGCAGCGGGGAACGCGGGCCGTTCGCGCAGCTGCGGCGCGCGGCGGACGGCACCCTCGAGCCGGCGCGGAACGCCGGGTCGCTGGCCCCCGTGCTGGAGGCGATGCTGAGCAGCCGGCCGGCGCAACGGCCCAGCGCCGCGGAAGCGGAGGCGCTGCTGGGCGGCGCGCCCGTCACGGCCGGGCCAACCACGGACGGACGCGCCACGACCGGGCTTGCCGCGAACGGGCCGGTCGCGAAGGGGCCCACCTGGCGGAGACGGCCCGAGCGGCGGCAGAAGATCCTGGCCGCCGGGGTGCTCGTCGCCGTGGTCCTGCTGATCGCCGGGTTCCTGGTGCTCACCCGGAACGACCAGCAGCCCGCGAACGCCGCCCCGGACCTCGTCGGCGACCCGCGCACCGCCGACCCGTGCTCGCTGCTGACGGTGAATTCCCTGAGCCCGTACGGGAAAGTCTTCCTCGAACCGAACTACGGCACCTTCGCCCGCTGCGACCTGAACACCACCCTGCCCGCCGACGGCGGCACGATCGTGACCAGCCTGGAGCTGGCGGCGCCGGAGGAGTACCCGCCGGTGCCGCCGGTGCCCGGCCGGCTCGGCGAGATCCAGCGCCCCAACGCCGATCCCGGCAAGTGCCGGCGCTATTTCGTCCTGCCCGACCTGAAGGTGGTCAGCGTCAGCTCGGTCCGCGCCGACGGGGCCGACGCCCCGCAGCTCTGCGCGATGGCGGACGCGGTCGTCGGCGACGTCTACGCGAGGGTGGTCCGCGGCCCGATCGCCCGGCGCCTGCAGGCTTTCCCCGCCGCCTCGCTCGCGAGGATCGACGCCTGCACGCTCGTCGACGACGCCACCCTCCACCAGGCCGTCGGCCCGGACTACCCGGTCGACCGGTACTTCGGGAACTGGGCCTGTTCCTGGGGCCACGACGCGGAATCGGTGGACCTGTACTACGACCGGCAGTGGCCGCTGGCCACCGACCCGCCGGACGGCCAGACGCGCACCACCGTCGGCGGCCGCCTCGCGTACGTCGACCCGCACGAGTCCGACGGCGCCGACACCTGCGGGGTGACCGTCCGGTACCGCACCTACACGCCGGTGGTGCCCACCGTCGAAGGCACTCCGGGCCAGCGTGACGAGGTGGTCCTGCTGGAGTTCACCGACGACGCGAACCGCGGGCACCTCGACGTCATCTGCGCGCACGCCGAAGCGCTCGCCGGGGTCGTCGCCACGCGGCTGCCGGCCGCCTGA
- a CDS encoding arabinofuranosidase catalytic domain-containing protein translates to MLSRPVPRRRRVLLAVIAALALIFGVLSGQPGTAQAAGSLPCDIYGSAGTSCVAAHSTVRALYSSYNGRLYQVQRASDNATTDIGLLAAGGYANAAAQDSFCAGTSCIITVIYDQSPRHNDLTIEGPGSAGGQDVGANATALPVTAGGHKVYGVYISPGTGYRHYVGDGVARDGQPEGMYMVASGTHVNGGCCFDYGNVEATINDTGNGHMDAVNLGTTCYFQPCSGIGPWVAGDLENGLFQGKASNTANHGNATPYVTAMLKNNGQTTFALKGGNSQSGSLSTWYNGALPSGGYTPMQQEGSIVLGTGGDNSNRSVGSFFEGVMTAGYPSDAADNAVQANVVSVGYTGATGTAPVGGRVLGANGKCMDVNGNDNGGDSTPVQLWDCQANAADQSWTHNPNGSLSTLGRCLDVDGNDTAQGAKLELWDCNGVGGQKWIQQGDGSLLNPQSGRCLDSPDSGAANGTRLQLSDCDGSAAEKFSVTGGGPIVGVGGKCVDVAGDDNGGNGTAVQLWDCQSYAVDQHWFHHPNGSLSTRGRCLDIVGNGTGQGDKVELYDCNGVGGQNWVQQANGSLLNPQSGRCLDSPKGATDNGTRLEIWECNGSAAQHFPLS, encoded by the coding sequence GTGCTCTCCCGACCAGTCCCCCGCCGGCGAAGAGTCCTCCTCGCCGTCATCGCCGCCCTCGCGCTGATCTTCGGCGTGCTCAGCGGCCAGCCCGGCACGGCGCAGGCCGCCGGCTCGCTCCCGTGCGACATCTACGGCTCCGCCGGCACGTCGTGCGTCGCCGCGCACAGCACCGTGCGGGCGCTCTACAGCTCCTACAACGGGCGCCTGTACCAAGTTCAACGCGCCTCCGACAACGCGACGACCGACATCGGCCTGCTCGCCGCGGGCGGTTACGCCAACGCGGCCGCGCAGGATTCCTTCTGTGCCGGGACGAGCTGCATCATCACCGTGATCTACGACCAGTCCCCGCGGCACAACGACCTCACCATCGAGGGGCCGGGCAGCGCCGGCGGGCAGGACGTCGGCGCGAACGCGACGGCGCTGCCCGTCACCGCGGGCGGGCACAAGGTCTACGGCGTCTACATCTCGCCCGGCACCGGCTACCGGCACTACGTCGGCGACGGCGTGGCCCGCGACGGCCAGCCCGAGGGCATGTACATGGTCGCCAGCGGCACCCACGTGAACGGCGGCTGCTGCTTCGACTACGGCAACGTCGAGGCCACCATCAACGACACCGGCAACGGCCACATGGACGCGGTCAACCTCGGCACCACCTGTTATTTCCAGCCGTGCAGCGGGATCGGCCCGTGGGTCGCGGGCGACCTGGAAAACGGGCTGTTCCAAGGCAAGGCCTCCAACACCGCCAACCACGGCAACGCCACGCCGTACGTCACGGCGATGCTGAAGAACAACGGCCAGACCACCTTCGCGCTCAAGGGCGGCAATTCCCAGTCGGGCAGCCTCAGCACCTGGTACAACGGCGCGCTGCCGTCGGGCGGGTACACCCCGATGCAGCAGGAGGGCTCCATCGTGCTCGGCACGGGCGGTGACAACAGCAATCGCTCGGTCGGCTCCTTCTTCGAAGGCGTGATGACGGCGGGCTATCCCAGCGACGCGGCGGACAACGCGGTGCAGGCCAACGTCGTCTCCGTCGGCTACACGGGTGCCACCGGCACCGCGCCGGTCGGGGGCCGGGTGCTCGGCGCCAACGGCAAGTGCATGGACGTCAACGGCAATGACAACGGCGGCGACAGCACCCCGGTCCAGCTGTGGGACTGCCAGGCCAACGCCGCGGACCAGTCCTGGACGCACAATCCGAACGGCTCACTGTCGACCTTGGGCCGGTGCCTGGACGTCGATGGCAACGACACCGCCCAGGGCGCGAAACTGGAGCTGTGGGACTGCAACGGCGTCGGCGGCCAGAAGTGGATCCAGCAGGGCGACGGCTCCCTGCTCAACCCGCAGTCCGGCCGCTGCCTGGATTCGCCGGACAGCGGGGCGGCGAACGGCACCCGCCTGCAGCTGTCGGACTGCGACGGCTCCGCGGCGGAGAAGTTCTCCGTGACCGGCGGCGGCCCGATCGTCGGCGTCGGCGGCAAATGCGTCGACGTAGCGGGTGACGACAACGGCGGGAACGGCACCGCCGTCCAGCTGTGGGACTGCCAGTCGTACGCGGTGGACCAGCACTGGTTCCACCATCCGAACGGCTCGCTGAGCACGCGGGGCCGGTGCCTGGACATCGTGGGCAACGGCACCGGCCAGGGCGACAAGGTGGAGCTGTACGACTGCAACGGCGTCGGCGGCCAGAACTGGGTGCAGCAGGCGAACGGCTCCCTGCTCAACCCGCAGTCCGGCCGCTGCCTCGACTCCCCCAAGGGCGCCACCGACAACGGCACCCGGCTGGAGATCTGGGAGTGCAACGGAAGTGCCGCCCAGCACTTCCCGCTGAGCTGA
- a CDS encoding glycoside hydrolase family 27 protein — protein sequence MHQRSLARRLLTAVAGSVVAAALVVVAPPHALAQDNGLARTPPMGWNDWNTFACNVDETLIKQTADLFVSSGLKAAGYTYVNVDDCWMAPNRDGNGNLVADPVKFPSGMKSLADYVHARGLKFGIYESGGTTTCQNLPGSLGHERADANSFAAWGVDYLKYDNCANGSSTKEQYIQRYTAMRDALLATGRPIVYSICEWGYFDPATWAPAVGNLWRTTGDIEANYGSMLSIFHANAGLAAAAGPGAWNDPDMLEVGNGMRFTEDRAQFSLWSAMAAPLLSGADLRTASPATFSLYLNSDVIAVDQDTLGKQATEVSAAGGLDVLAKPLSDGGAAVTLFNEGGSRQTISTTASAAGLPAASSYKLTNLWTKEVTTSSGAISASVPAHGVVMYRVAPGSGSSTGTTHPLLGSSSGRCVDVNGGSTTAGTAVNLWDCNGGSNQGWTFTNAGELRAFGGTQCLDATGNGTAAGTKLIIWPCSGAANQQWRLNADGSITGVQSGLCVDVTGGDKPAGNVNGTPLELWSCNDDANQAWSLKG from the coding sequence ATGCACCAGCGCAGCCTTGCCCGCCGTCTGCTCACCGCTGTCGCGGGGTCAGTGGTCGCCGCCGCCCTCGTTGTCGTCGCCCCGCCCCACGCGCTGGCGCAGGACAACGGCCTCGCGCGCACGCCCCCGATGGGGTGGAACGACTGGAACACCTTCGCCTGCAACGTCGACGAGACGCTGATCAAGCAGACCGCGGACCTGTTCGTCAGCTCCGGTCTGAAGGCCGCCGGCTACACCTACGTCAACGTCGACGACTGCTGGATGGCACCGAACCGGGACGGCAACGGGAACCTGGTCGCGGATCCGGTGAAGTTCCCGAGCGGGATGAAGAGCCTCGCCGACTACGTGCACGCCCGCGGCCTGAAGTTCGGCATCTACGAGAGCGGCGGCACCACCACCTGCCAGAACCTCCCGGGCAGCCTCGGCCACGAGCGGGCGGACGCGAACAGCTTCGCCGCGTGGGGCGTGGACTATTTGAAGTACGACAACTGCGCGAACGGCAGCAGCACCAAGGAGCAGTACATCCAGCGCTACACCGCGATGCGCGACGCCCTGCTCGCCACCGGGCGGCCGATCGTCTACAGCATCTGCGAGTGGGGCTACTTCGACCCGGCGACCTGGGCCCCGGCGGTCGGCAACCTGTGGCGCACCACCGGCGACATCGAAGCGAACTACGGCAGCATGCTCTCGATCTTCCACGCGAACGCCGGACTGGCCGCGGCGGCCGGGCCCGGTGCCTGGAACGACCCGGACATGCTGGAAGTCGGCAACGGCATGCGCTTCACGGAGGACCGCGCCCAGTTCAGCCTGTGGTCGGCGATGGCCGCGCCCCTGCTGTCCGGCGCCGACCTCCGCACCGCGAGCCCCGCCACCTTCTCCCTCTACCTGAACTCCGACGTGATCGCGGTCGACCAGGACACCCTCGGCAAGCAGGCCACCGAGGTCTCCGCCGCCGGCGGGCTCGACGTCCTGGCGAAACCGCTGTCCGACGGCGGCGCCGCGGTGACGCTGTTCAACGAAGGCGGCAGCCGGCAGACCATCTCGACCACGGCGTCGGCGGCCGGCCTCCCGGCTGCCTCGAGCTACAAGCTGACCAACCTCTGGACGAAGGAGGTCACCACCAGTTCCGGCGCGATCAGCGCGTCCGTGCCCGCACACGGCGTGGTGATGTACCGGGTCGCGCCGGGTTCGGGCAGCAGCACCGGCACCACGCATCCGCTGCTCGGCTCGTCGTCCGGCCGATGCGTCGACGTCAACGGCGGCTCGACCACCGCGGGGACGGCGGTGAACCTCTGGGACTGCAACGGCGGGAGCAACCAGGGCTGGACCTTCACGAACGCGGGAGAACTGCGCGCCTTCGGCGGGACCCAGTGCCTCGACGCCACCGGCAACGGCACGGCGGCCGGCACGAAGCTGATCATCTGGCCCTGCAGCGGCGCCGCCAACCAGCAGTGGCGGCTCAACGCGGACGGCTCGATCACCGGTGTCCAGTCCGGGCTGTGCGTGGACGTGACCGGCGGAGACAAGCCGGCGGGCAACGTCAACGGCACGCCGCTCGAACTGTGGAGCTGCAACGACGACGCAAACCAGGCCTGGTCGCTCAAGGGCTAG
- a CDS encoding LLM class F420-dependent oxidoreductase, with amino-acid sequence MTAPRPLRPTGVGLWSAQLRYGDPGRTADAAAELDELGFTALWVPDMGGPVLESVENLLKATDRTLIATGVLNLWMHDPAQIAAGYAELRAAYSDRFLLGIGVSQAAVVDSAEPGRYRKPLAAMRAFLDDLDAAPDPVPGDHRVLAAIGPKMLSLSAERAGGAHPYLVLPEATREAREVLGTGPLLLPEQTVVLSDDADEARTLGRQFLSNYLSFATYANKMLQAGFTADDVATVSDRLVDAAIAWGDEDAILRRVDEHLAAGADHVAVQFLTSDPEKIPLPQWRRLAAALGDRNRA; translated from the coding sequence ATGACGGCGCCGCGGCCGTTGAGGCCGACCGGCGTCGGCCTGTGGAGTGCGCAATTGCGTTACGGCGATCCGGGCCGGACGGCCGACGCCGCCGCCGAACTCGACGAGCTCGGCTTCACCGCCCTGTGGGTCCCCGACATGGGCGGGCCGGTGCTCGAATCGGTCGAAAACCTGTTGAAGGCCACCGACCGCACGCTGATCGCCACCGGCGTCCTCAACCTCTGGATGCACGACCCCGCCCAGATCGCCGCCGGTTACGCCGAGCTTCGCGCGGCCTACTCCGACCGGTTCCTGCTCGGTATCGGCGTGAGCCAGGCGGCGGTGGTCGACTCGGCGGAACCCGGCCGGTACCGGAAACCGCTGGCCGCGATGCGCGCGTTCCTCGACGACCTCGACGCCGCACCGGACCCGGTGCCGGGCGACCACCGGGTACTCGCCGCGATCGGCCCCAAAATGCTGAGCCTGTCGGCCGAACGGGCCGGCGGCGCGCATCCCTATCTGGTCTTGCCCGAAGCCACCCGCGAGGCCCGCGAGGTCCTCGGCACCGGACCGCTGCTGCTGCCGGAACAGACGGTCGTCCTCAGCGACGACGCCGACGAGGCACGCACCCTCGGCCGGCAATTCCTGAGCAATTACCTGAGTTTCGCCACCTACGCCAACAAAATGCTGCAGGCGGGGTTCACCGCCGACGACGTCGCCACCGTCAGCGACCGGCTCGTCGACGCGGCGATCGCCTGGGGCGACGAAGACGCCATCCTCCGCCGCGTCGACGAGCACCTGGCCGCCGGCGCCGATCATGTCGCCGTCCAGTTCCTGACCAGTGACCCGGAGAAGATCCCGCTGCCGCAGTGGCGCCGGCTGGCCGCCGCACTCGGTGACCGGAACCGGGCGTGA
- a CDS encoding MmgE/PrpD family protein has translation MNPPVTSAPQPGVTTQLAEWVHGLKPGDVPGRVRDRAKHLLLDGVGAALVGAQLPWSRVATEAVLGIEGAGDSVVAGTGRTTSAPAAVLLNSTFVQGFELDDFHPIAPLHSCSLVIPAILAAARPVSGADAVTAAVAGFEVGPRVGRALHGAQMLSRGWHSGPVFGTHAAAMTTGKLAGLDAAQLEDALGMAGTQSGGLMAAQYEAMSKRMQHGFAARNGFYAARLAAAGYTGIKAVFEREYGGFLAVFGEGHDPVPGEIAAGLGERWETELIMVKSYAAMGGLHGAIDGALALRAEHGIDPALVERIDLAVGHTVYHHGWWEPERPLTPIGAQMNIAYAVAAALCDGQVLARQFTPARLDADDVWRLIDRTRVRHATEYDDGEPDRRFATDVRITMRDGTVLSRQVVTPHGSPLDPVTAEEIVAKYRQLTEPVLPAARRQAIEDAVLGLDEADDVTGLVDLLAPAVTGVLD, from the coding sequence ATGAACCCTCCGGTCACGTCCGCCCCGCAGCCCGGGGTCACCACGCAGCTCGCCGAGTGGGTGCACGGGCTGAAGCCCGGCGACGTGCCCGGCCGGGTCCGGGACCGGGCGAAGCACCTGCTGCTCGACGGCGTCGGCGCGGCGCTCGTGGGCGCGCAGCTGCCGTGGTCACGGGTCGCGACCGAGGCGGTGCTCGGGATCGAGGGCGCGGGGGACTCGGTGGTCGCCGGGACCGGCCGCACCACCAGCGCCCCCGCGGCCGTGCTGCTGAACAGCACGTTCGTCCAGGGCTTCGAACTCGACGATTTTCACCCGATCGCGCCGCTGCACAGCTGCTCGCTGGTGATCCCGGCGATCCTGGCCGCGGCGCGACCGGTCAGCGGCGCGGACGCGGTGACGGCGGCGGTCGCCGGGTTCGAGGTGGGCCCGCGCGTCGGCCGGGCGCTGCACGGCGCGCAGATGCTCTCGCGCGGCTGGCACTCCGGCCCGGTGTTCGGCACCCACGCGGCCGCGATGACCACCGGCAAGCTCGCCGGGCTGGACGCCGCACAACTGGAGGACGCGCTCGGGATGGCGGGCACGCAGTCCGGCGGGCTGATGGCCGCGCAGTACGAGGCCATGTCCAAGCGGATGCAGCACGGTTTCGCCGCCCGCAACGGTTTCTACGCCGCCCGCCTGGCCGCGGCCGGCTACACCGGGATCAAGGCCGTGTTCGAACGGGAGTACGGCGGCTTCCTCGCCGTGTTCGGCGAAGGCCACGACCCGGTGCCCGGGGAGATCGCCGCCGGGCTGGGCGAGCGGTGGGAGACCGAGCTGATCATGGTCAAGTCGTACGCCGCGATGGGCGGGCTGCACGGCGCGATCGACGGCGCGCTGGCGTTGCGGGCGGAGCACGGCATCGACCCGGCGCTGGTCGAGCGGATCGACCTGGCCGTGGGACACACCGTCTACCACCACGGCTGGTGGGAGCCCGAGCGCCCGCTCACGCCGATCGGCGCGCAGATGAACATCGCCTACGCGGTCGCCGCGGCCCTGTGCGACGGGCAAGTGCTGGCCCGGCAGTTCACTCCCGCGCGGCTGGACGCCGACGACGTCTGGCGGCTGATCGACCGGACCCGCGTCCGGCACGCGACCGAGTACGACGACGGCGAGCCGGACCGCAGGTTCGCCACCGACGTCCGGATCACGATGCGCGACGGAACGGTGCTGTCACGGCAGGTCGTGACGCCGCACGGTTCGCCGTTGGACCCGGTCACGGCCGAGGAGATCGTCGCGAAGTACCGGCAGCTCACCGAACCCGTGCTGCCCGCCGCCCGGCGGCAGGCGATCGAGGACGCCGTCCTCGGTCTGGACGAGGCCGACGACGTGACCGGGCTCGTCGATCTGCTGGCACCGGCCGTGACCGGCGTCCTCGACTGA
- a CDS encoding winged helix-turn-helix transcriptional regulator, translating to MTPSRGTRGDVFDPACPTRRLLDRIGTKWFSMAVKVLAEAEPDEVGFAELCRRIPGISPKMAASTLQGMAADGLLTRRVEATNPPRVHYRLTELGLSLDAPLAVVRDWAEEHMAEIDGANTAR from the coding sequence GTGACCCCCTCCCGCGGCACCCGGGGCGACGTGTTCGACCCCGCCTGCCCGACCCGCCGCCTGCTCGACCGGATCGGCACGAAATGGTTCTCCATGGCGGTCAAGGTGCTCGCCGAGGCCGAGCCGGACGAGGTCGGCTTCGCCGAGCTGTGCCGGCGGATCCCCGGTATATCGCCGAAAATGGCGGCCTCGACCCTGCAGGGCATGGCCGCGGACGGCCTGCTCACCCGCCGCGTCGAGGCGACGAACCCGCCCCGCGTGCACTACCGCCTCACGGAACTCGGGCTGTCACTGGACGCCCCGCTCGCCGTCGTCCGCGACTGGGCCGAGGAGCACATGGCCGAAATCGACGGCGCCAACACCGCCCGCTGA
- a CDS encoding type 1 glutamine amidotransferase domain-containing protein has product MAKVLIPVPARDSDPSEVAVTWRVLTEAGHTVRFATPAGEQAACDELMVTGRGLDPWGRVPGLRRLVALGRVLRADGAARAAHRALLADPAWRKPLVWNEITLDEVDGLVLPGGHRARGMREYLESPVLQGLVVDAFRRDLPVAAICHGVLLAARSVDPATGCSVLHGRRTTALTWSLERTAWRVARRSRFWDPDYYRTYREEPGQPEGYMSVQQEVTRALAAPEDFLDAPPGDARKTSGRHRDRIGDDGPAFVVEDGSYVSARWPGDVHTFAAKFAARLG; this is encoded by the coding sequence GTGGCGAAAGTGCTGATCCCGGTGCCGGCCCGGGACTCGGACCCTTCGGAGGTCGCCGTCACCTGGCGGGTCCTCACGGAGGCCGGGCACACGGTGCGGTTCGCGACGCCTGCGGGCGAGCAGGCCGCCTGCGACGAGCTGATGGTGACCGGCCGGGGCCTCGACCCGTGGGGCCGGGTGCCGGGCCTGCGCCGGCTCGTCGCGCTCGGCCGGGTCCTGCGCGCGGACGGCGCGGCCCGGGCGGCACACCGCGCGCTGCTCGCCGACCCCGCGTGGCGGAAACCGTTGGTGTGGAACGAAATCACCCTCGACGAGGTGGACGGGCTGGTCCTGCCGGGCGGCCACCGGGCCCGGGGGATGCGCGAGTACCTGGAGAGCCCGGTGCTGCAGGGGCTGGTCGTCGACGCGTTCCGCCGGGACCTGCCCGTCGCGGCGATCTGCCACGGCGTGCTGCTCGCCGCGCGCAGCGTCGACCCGGCGACGGGTTGTTCCGTGCTGCACGGCCGCAGGACGACGGCGCTGACCTGGTCGCTCGAGCGCACCGCGTGGCGGGTTGCGCGCCGCAGCCGGTTCTGGGACCCGGACTACTACCGGACCTACCGGGAGGAACCGGGGCAGCCCGAGGGGTACATGTCCGTGCAGCAGGAGGTCACCCGGGCGCTCGCGGCCCCGGAGGACTTCCTCGACGCCCCGCCCGGCGACGCGCGCAAGACCAGCGGCCGGCACCGCGACCGCATCGGCGACGACGGCCCGGCCTTCGTGGTCGAGGACGGCAGCTACGTCTCGGCGCGCTGGCCCGGAGACGTCCACACCTTCGCCGCGAAGTTCGCCGCCCGGCTCGGCTAG
- a CDS encoding alpha/beta fold hydrolase, whose translation MSTITLHQVPANGLEVNVAIAGRGPAVLLLHGFPHTWRLWAHVIPRLARDHRVIAPDLRGLGATSRPGERYDAGTLADDAAALLDALGEPSATVAGMDLGAAPAFLLAMRRPERVRRLVLMEAVLGALPGAEGFAAPWWFGFHAVPGLAETVVAGHEAEYIGWFLDAGTRADGVPPEVRAEFLKAYTGSDALRAAFAHYRALPETGRQIVAATQGARLRVPALAVGAHPVGDTLERQLRPVADDLTGHVIPDCGHLVPLDRPAALLPLLGDFLAGDREKA comes from the coding sequence ATGTCCACGATCACGCTGCACCAGGTTCCGGCGAACGGGCTCGAGGTGAACGTCGCCATCGCCGGGCGCGGGCCGGCCGTCCTGCTGCTGCACGGGTTCCCGCACACCTGGCGGCTGTGGGCGCACGTCATCCCGCGGCTCGCCCGCGACCACCGGGTGATCGCCCCCGACCTGCGCGGGCTCGGCGCGACCAGCCGTCCCGGCGAGCGTTACGACGCGGGCACTCTCGCCGACGACGCGGCCGCGCTGCTCGACGCGCTGGGGGAGCCGTCCGCCACGGTCGCCGGGATGGACCTCGGTGCCGCGCCCGCTTTCCTGCTGGCGATGCGCCGTCCCGAGCGGGTGCGGCGGCTGGTGCTGATGGAGGCCGTGCTGGGCGCGCTGCCCGGCGCGGAGGGCTTCGCCGCGCCCTGGTGGTTCGGCTTCCACGCCGTGCCCGGGCTGGCGGAGACCGTCGTGGCCGGCCACGAGGCCGAGTACATCGGCTGGTTCCTCGACGCCGGCACCCGCGCCGACGGCGTCCCGCCTGAGGTCCGGGCCGAGTTCCTCAAGGCGTACACCGGATCCGACGCCCTGCGCGCCGCGTTCGCGCACTACCGCGCGTTGCCGGAAACCGGGCGGCAGATCGTCGCGGCCACCCAGGGCGCGCGCCTGCGGGTGCCGGCCTTGGCCGTCGGCGCGCACCCGGTGGGCGACACCCTCGAACGGCAGCTGCGGCCGGTCGCCGACGACCTCACCGGCCACGTCATCCCGGACTGCGGCCACCTCGTCCCGCTCGACCGGCCGGCCGCGCTGCTCCCGCTGCTCGGCGATTTCCTCGCCGGAGACAGGGAAAAGGCCTGA